GCCCATTGGAACCAAACGGTGGCAATTTGGGCCGACAGGGTGAGTGCGGCGACCTGCACCTGGGCCCCGGCGGCATGTGCGTCTTGCAAGGCAGCCTCCCGCGTCGCCCGGACCCGCCCCCACACGTCCAGTTCGTATGCAGCCGCAGCCCCCAAAAAGAGGTCGGCGGCCGATCGACTGGTGGCACGGCCGCCGGGGGCTTCGAACCTCTCATGGGTGCGGCTGGCCTGGCCGCGAGCGTCGAGGGTGGGCCACAATCCCGCTCCGGCTTTCCGGGCCAGGGCCTGGGCCTGCTCCAGCCGCGCCCACACGGCCAGCAAGCCGGGTTGTTCTCCCAGGGCCTGCTCAATCAGCCCCGACAGCACCGGATCACCAAGATCCCGCCACCATGGTTCTGGCATGGGGTCCGAACCGGAGCGGCTGAACGTTTCCGGCAACCGGACAGAGGGCGGACCAGACCGGGTGGCGTGGACACAGCCGGCTCCCACCAGGAGCGTCAGCACCAGTGTCCAGGCACCCGCGGGGACAAGGTTGCGCGGACGAAACGGTTGAGGCCACGACCTCTGCACAGCATCACAGCTAGCAGATTCCCGGCCCGCGCAAAAGACGCCTCTTGCACCCGCCAACCGGTCCGGTCGGGAGGCCGGGGGAGCAACCCGTCCCGCCGGCGTTACTTCAGCACCGGTCGCAACACCAGGTTGCGATATTCCACGCTCGTGTGATCGCCCTGCAGGTAGATGGGGCCCGGTCGAAGTTCATCCGACCACAAAGCGCCGCCGGTACAACCCAACAACGGCTGGTTGTCGATGATTTTGCGCCCGTTCAAGATCACCGTCACGTGCCGGTCCACCAGCGTGATGTCGTAGGATTGCCATTCGCCGGCCGGTTTGGCCGCGTTTTCGGTGGGGGTAATGCGGCTGTAGATGGCACCCATGCCGTGCATGCTGGGCGGTTTGCCGAAGGAATCGGCCACCTGCACCTCGTAGATGCCGCGCAGGTAAATGCCGCTGTTGCCGTTGGGCGGCAGTCGCAGTTCGAGTCGCAGGTTGAAATCCTCGAATTCCCGTTCCGTGCGCAGGTTTGCATAGGCAATGTGGCCGCCCTCGGGCTGGGGCGCCTCGTTGATCAGGATCCCATCGGCGGCCCGCCAGCCGTTCCGTCCGCCGAACGGACGCCAGCCGGTCAGGTCGCGGCCGTTGAACAACACGATGGGCTCACCGAACCGGATCCGGCTCAGGTCGGGTCGCGGCGGCAGGGGCGGAATCGGTTTGCCGGTGAACTTCTGCGGCTCGGTCCAACCACCGCGCGTCTGACGGCGGGTGGTGAACTCCAACTGATCCCCAACCCAGCGCCCCTCGATGATCTCCTGCTCCCGGACGGTGACCTCGCGTCCTTCCGCGTTCTTCTCCTTGCGCTCGTGGATGCGCGTTACCACTAGGGTATCGCCGCGCACCTCGACGGCATCCACCGGCACCACACTGCCCGCGCTCCACATGATGGATCCCACCCAACCGCCGTTGGTGCGAACAATGCCCAGCCAGCCGGCACTCCCATCCGGCAGGGTGAGAGCATACCGACCTTCAAAATCGCGGGATGCAGCAGCCAACGTAACCGCGGCCAAACACAACGCCAGCAAAGCCGCCCGGGGACCAACCGGTTCAAAACATCGTTTCATGGGCGCCAGTGAACGTCAGCCGGGCCATCCACGCAAGTCCCGGACACCGCACCATGCCGGCGTCCGCCATGGCCGGGCACACGGATGGTCCGGCAAAAGAAGCCCTCCCTCTGAACATGGGCCCCGGATCAAAAAAGCCTGCGGACCGGTGCACGGACCGATCCGCAGGCGCGGGAGCCGAAAGCCCCTTTCAACCGCCCTGCCGGGCGTACCGCGGCCCCGCGTTACTGACGGGTCCGGTAGAACCGCATCGTCTCG
This genomic window from Limisphaera ngatamarikiensis contains:
- a CDS encoding 3-keto-disaccharide hydrolase yields the protein MKRCFEPVGPRAALLALCLAAVTLAAASRDFEGRYALTLPDGSAGWLGIVRTNGGWVGSIMWSAGSVVPVDAVEVRGDTLVVTRIHERKEKNAEGREVTVREQEIIEGRWVGDQLEFTTRRQTRGGWTEPQKFTGKPIPPLPPRPDLSRIRFGEPIVLFNGRDLTGWRPFGGRNGWRAADGILINEAPQPEGGHIAYANLRTEREFEDFNLRLELRLPPNGNSGIYLRGIYEVQVADSFGKPPSMHGMGAIYSRITPTENAAKPAGEWQSYDITLVDRHVTVILNGRKIIDNQPLLGCTGGALWSDELRPGPIYLQGDHTSVEYRNLVLRPVLK